One Sagittula stellata E-37 genomic window carries:
- a CDS encoding ATP-binding protein has product MNPLNFAILDFVAVPIFVLRPDAEGAPVYAFWNRAAERLGARPRHEVLGRTAVEVYDDTLGNAAYQRHMEVMASRTAQTYDLVLDIDGAETEVQTTLSPILGHDGQVIAIVGTSVILTPIRAAQKKDIETLARVERARCEMEQYLAFAAHDLRAPMRRILGLSELIRDELPEDATEAREIANLMSEVSEKAQDLIGEVLDFSEASNAEARIESFELHLLCRDIFTVLDPRGLHDLHAEEIRLTADRTALQIILRNLVDNALKHAGKDRVHVRVCAGATPDGLDVLVEDDGKGLPGGTLDFLDGKPFEYGHGFGLLGLRRLLGMRKGRLSATQAKGGGSLVRVHLPGTRRADE; this is encoded by the coding sequence ATGAACCCTCTGAACTTCGCCATTCTCGATTTTGTCGCTGTGCCGATATTCGTTCTCCGCCCCGATGCGGAGGGAGCGCCCGTCTATGCCTTCTGGAACCGCGCGGCGGAGCGTCTGGGCGCCCGCCCGCGGCATGAGGTTCTGGGCCGCACCGCGGTCGAAGTCTACGATGACACCTTGGGCAACGCCGCCTATCAGCGCCACATGGAGGTCATGGCTTCGCGCACGGCACAGACCTACGATCTGGTGCTCGACATCGACGGGGCGGAAACCGAAGTGCAGACCACCCTTTCGCCGATCCTTGGACATGACGGACAGGTCATCGCCATCGTCGGAACATCGGTGATCCTGACGCCGATCCGGGCCGCTCAGAAGAAAGACATTGAAACGCTGGCAAGGGTCGAACGCGCCCGCTGCGAGATGGAGCAATATCTTGCGTTCGCCGCCCACGACCTGCGCGCGCCCATGCGCCGGATCCTCGGACTGTCGGAACTGATCCGCGATGAGCTGCCTGAAGACGCAACCGAAGCGCGTGAAATCGCCAATCTGATGTCCGAAGTCAGCGAAAAGGCGCAGGACCTGATCGGCGAGGTGCTCGACTTCAGCGAGGCCAGCAATGCCGAGGCAAGGATCGAGAGCTTCGAACTTCACCTGCTCTGCCGTGACATTTTCACCGTTCTCGACCCGCGCGGGCTGCACGACCTCCACGCCGAAGAGATCCGCCTGACGGCCGACCGGACCGCGCTCCAGATCATCCTGCGCAATCTCGTCGACAATGCTCTGAAACACGCCGGCAAGGACCGGGTGCATGTCCGCGTCTGCGCCGGCGCCACCCCCGACGGTCTGGACGTCCTGGTGGAGGACGACGGCAAGGGCCTGCCCGGCGGAACGCTCGACTTTCTCGACGGCAAGCCTTTCGAATACGGCCATGGCTTCGGGCTGCTCGGGCTTCGCCGGCTTCTGGGGATGCGCAAGGGCCGGTTGTCTGCCACGCAGGCCAAGGGCGGTGGCAGCCTCGTACGTGTGCATCTGCCCGGAACGCGGCGGGCCGACGAATAG
- the chrA gene encoding chromate efflux transporter codes for MTPYPLLTRVFARIGLLSFGGPAAQIAVMHRELVEQRPWLTEAQFLRALSFCMLLPGPEAMQLATYAGWRLRGITGGLIAGALFVLPGAAVIAVLALLYAQYGARPETEALMLGVKASVIVIVVQALHRLSSKALKGSPDFMVAVAAFLALFAFSLPFPLVIALAAAWGALRGGGAADGPSDAPAEPPRNSTAPATILLWLVLWLLPLPVLYLSGQTLLFDLAAFFAKLAVVTFGGAYAVLAYMAQDVVEMRGWLTAPQMVDALGLAETTPGPLILVTQFVGQLAGHSAGGVRMALAAGALTLWMTFVPCFLWIFAFAPHVETLRARPRLQAALSGITAAVVGVIANLSLWFALHTLFAQTVTIDKGPLSLSLPVLSTLRPEALPLIALAALMFARKAPVPLVLAVCALSGWGLAQV; via the coding sequence ATGACGCCCTACCCTCTCCTGACCCGTGTCTTTGCGCGTATCGGCCTGCTGTCGTTCGGCGGACCGGCAGCACAGATCGCCGTCATGCATCGGGAACTGGTTGAACAACGCCCCTGGCTGACCGAGGCGCAATTCCTCCGGGCGCTCTCTTTCTGCATGCTGCTGCCCGGTCCCGAAGCGATGCAACTTGCCACCTATGCCGGCTGGCGCCTGCGCGGCATAACCGGCGGCCTGATCGCGGGGGCGCTCTTCGTGCTGCCCGGCGCGGCGGTCATCGCGGTCCTCGCGTTGCTGTACGCCCAATACGGCGCCCGGCCCGAGACGGAGGCCCTGATGCTCGGCGTCAAGGCGAGCGTCATCGTGATCGTCGTGCAGGCGCTCCACCGGCTGTCGTCTAAGGCGTTGAAAGGGTCTCCGGACTTCATGGTTGCGGTGGCGGCCTTCCTTGCCCTTTTCGCGTTCAGCCTGCCGTTCCCGCTTGTCATCGCGCTGGCCGCGGCCTGGGGCGCACTGCGTGGCGGAGGCGCGGCGGACGGGCCGTCCGACGCCCCGGCGGAACCGCCCCGAAACAGCACCGCCCCGGCCACGATCCTCTTGTGGCTGGTCCTCTGGCTGCTGCCGCTCCCGGTCCTGTACCTCTCGGGACAGACGCTTCTGTTCGATCTCGCGGCCTTCTTCGCGAAACTGGCCGTCGTGACCTTCGGCGGCGCCTATGCGGTCCTTGCCTACATGGCGCAGGATGTCGTGGAAATGCGTGGCTGGCTGACCGCGCCGCAGATGGTCGATGCCCTCGGGCTGGCCGAGACGACCCCCGGCCCGCTGATCCTGGTCACCCAGTTCGTCGGGCAGCTTGCCGGACACAGCGCGGGCGGCGTCCGCATGGCGCTGGCTGCGGGCGCGCTGACGCTCTGGATGACCTTCGTGCCGTGCTTCCTGTGGATCTTCGCCTTTGCCCCGCATGTGGAGACGCTGCGCGCCCGCCCGCGCCTGCAAGCCGCCCTCAGCGGTATCACCGCCGCAGTGGTGGGCGTCATTGCCAACCTGTCGCTTTGGTTTGCGCTTCACACGCTCTTTGCCCAGACGGTCACGATCGACAAAGGCCCCTTGTCGCTGTCGCTGCCGGTGCTCTCGACCCTGCGTCCGGAGGCCCTGCCGCTGATCGCGCTGGCCGCGCTGATGTTCGCGCGGAAGGCACCGGTGCCGCTTGTGCTGGCCGTCTGTGCGCTGTCCGGCTGGGGGCTGGCGCAGGTCTGA
- a CDS encoding SspB family protein, with protein sequence MSDTIDYGKLMHRAMRGLIQEVLTGVSEHGLPGDHHFFITFDTRHPEVELADWLKQRYPGEMTVVVQNWYEDLEVGDEGFAITLNFGDAPERLSIPYDAIRTFVDPSVEFGLRFESQDSEEDEGDDDPTPDGDGPGKPEAQHHDAEVVSLDRFRK encoded by the coding sequence ATGTCCGATACTATTGATTACGGAAAACTCATGCACCGCGCGATGCGCGGCCTCATCCAGGAGGTTCTGACCGGCGTGTCGGAGCATGGGCTTCCCGGCGATCATCATTTCTTCATCACCTTCGACACCCGCCACCCGGAGGTCGAACTCGCCGACTGGCTGAAACAGCGCTACCCCGGCGAAATGACCGTGGTGGTACAGAACTGGTACGAGGATCTCGAAGTCGGCGATGAGGGTTTTGCCATCACGCTGAACTTCGGCGATGCGCCGGAACGGCTGTCGATCCCCTACGACGCGATCCGCACCTTCGTCGATCCGTCCGTCGAATTCGGGCTGCGCTTCGAAAGCCAGGACAGCGAGGAAGACGAGGGCGACGACGATCCGACCCCCGACGGCGACGGTCCCGGCAAGCCCGAGGCACAGCACCACGACGCAGAGGTCGTCAGCCTGGACCGCTTCCGGAAGTGA